One Nocardia iowensis DNA window includes the following coding sequences:
- a CDS encoding ATP-dependent DNA helicase yields MTGGRVTPHQLADALGLPPPTEEQAAVIAAPPGPTLVVAGAGAGKTETMAARVVWMVANRLVLPDEVLGLTFTRKAAQQLTARIRTRLARLAGAPLLRELDPSGQLRAQLSGAEPEISTYHSYAGRLLTEHGLLLPVEPSATLLTQTQLWQLAHQVVRTWDGDLDTDRTPVSVTEAILALSGQLAEHLVEPEQLAEAHTELEKLVHTLPPGPRQRGGPSQTLLSILQVQRERVALLPLVQQLADALRRRGALDFGAQMSLAARLAAEHPEVAAAERTRFRLVLLDEYQDTGHAQRVLLAALFGGAQYAESPPSTRSTEPEQRQPSRQQGSGRRSVTEEQRESPGAGQRLAVTAVGDPMQSIYGWRGASAANLPRFATDFPSAPGVPAPTLPLLTSWRNPPEALALANLVAEPLRRKAIEGGGVTVDALRAKPDAGPGVVALALTETVAEEREWLAARIAEEWAARRAAGEPPPTSAVLVRRNADASPLAEALRAQGLPVEIVGLGGLLATPEVADIVATLRLIAEPGSGSAAMRVLTGARWRIGVADIAALARRARTLSISRFHSGDAPEITDGSTLAAALREVAPEPAEQAGLADAIADPGPREQYSESGFARIEALSRELAALRERSGQLLTELVADVERTIGVGVETQARRAMSGAGAGREHLDAFAEVVAGYAADSGASLGGLLSFLAAAESVENGLEPGEVEVAKDRVQVLTVHAAKGLEWEIVAVPHVVRGVFPSGTASGTWLGALAELPTKLRGDRRQDDAAEGVPVLDLADLYDRADLERAIKSHKEALERRRIDEERRLFYVALTRTERVLLVSSHHWAETGSSPKGPSDFLLELKHASESPDSPANGVVDIARWDDPPAHDAVNPFTDNPATAEWPRDPLGNRRDPIEQGAALVRAALDELRAQPAAPRETANVPEPDATPPTVPEADTLFEVGEPYPVEAPDDIDMLPPDPMDDLASSVDRTGAAAELADATAGSRAGDIPPDPLDELISADDIAFAAAEFDQEYPFDPTGPVGPLPDQDDPDGWAADVDALLAEFEAEQAAAEEVELPGQIAATALVEMRADPAKLAARLRRPLPFPPNPLARRGTAFHAWVQRWFGSTRLLGLDELPGAADSAAADAAVDDELTAMQDAFLNSSWANRSPLDVEVPFETSIAGTVIRGRMDAVFAEPGGGWIVVDWKTGAEPTPTEEPAVAMQLAVYRLAWARLMASREGRPEQEMLERISAAFHYVRTGRTIAPATLAGPDELAELIRNSAPTGSPSAPG; encoded by the coding sequence GTGACCGGCGGACGGGTAACGCCGCATCAGTTGGCCGACGCGCTCGGCCTGCCGCCGCCGACCGAGGAACAGGCGGCGGTGATCGCCGCACCGCCGGGGCCGACGCTGGTGGTGGCCGGTGCCGGGGCGGGCAAGACCGAGACGATGGCCGCGCGGGTGGTGTGGATGGTGGCCAATCGGCTCGTGCTACCCGACGAGGTGCTCGGGCTGACCTTCACCCGAAAAGCCGCGCAGCAGTTGACCGCTCGCATCCGGACCCGGCTGGCCCGGTTGGCCGGTGCGCCGCTGTTGCGGGAGCTGGATCCGTCCGGGCAGTTGCGGGCGCAGCTGTCCGGGGCCGAGCCGGAGATCAGCACCTACCACTCGTACGCGGGCAGGCTGCTCACCGAACACGGGCTGTTGCTGCCCGTGGAGCCCTCCGCGACGCTGCTCACCCAGACCCAGCTCTGGCAGCTCGCGCATCAGGTGGTGCGCACCTGGGACGGCGACCTGGACACCGATCGCACGCCGGTCTCGGTGACCGAGGCGATCCTCGCGCTGTCCGGGCAGCTCGCCGAGCATCTGGTCGAGCCGGAACAGCTGGCCGAGGCGCACACCGAGCTGGAAAAGCTGGTGCACACCCTGCCGCCGGGCCCGCGTCAGCGCGGCGGACCCAGCCAGACGCTGCTGAGCATCCTCCAGGTCCAGCGCGAACGCGTCGCCTTGCTGCCACTCGTGCAGCAGCTGGCCGACGCGTTACGCCGTCGTGGCGCACTGGATTTCGGTGCCCAGATGTCGCTGGCCGCTCGGCTCGCCGCCGAACATCCCGAGGTCGCCGCCGCCGAACGCACTCGCTTCCGCCTGGTCCTGCTCGACGAGTACCAGGACACCGGCCACGCCCAACGAGTTCTGCTCGCCGCACTGTTCGGCGGTGCTCAATACGCCGAATCGCCTCCTAGTACGCGATCGACGGAACCCGAGCAGCGGCAACCGAGTAGGCAGCAGGGTTCCGGACGGCGGTCGGTTACCGAGGAGCAGCGCGAGTCACCTGGTGCCGGACAACGGTTGGCGGTGACCGCCGTCGGTGACCCGATGCAATCCATCTACGGGTGGCGCGGTGCCTCCGCCGCGAACCTGCCCCGCTTCGCCACCGACTTCCCCAGCGCGCCCGGCGTTCCCGCACCGACGCTGCCGCTGCTGACCAGCTGGCGCAATCCGCCGGAAGCGTTGGCGCTGGCGAATCTGGTCGCGGAACCGTTGCGCCGCAAGGCCATCGAGGGCGGCGGCGTGACGGTCGATGCCTTGCGTGCGAAGCCCGACGCGGGGCCGGGCGTGGTGGCGCTCGCGTTGACCGAGACCGTCGCCGAGGAACGCGAATGGCTGGCCGCCCGGATCGCCGAGGAATGGGCGGCCCGTCGTGCCGCGGGCGAGCCACCGCCCACCTCCGCGGTGCTGGTGCGCCGCAACGCCGATGCGTCGCCGCTCGCGGAAGCCCTTCGCGCGCAAGGCTTGCCGGTCGAGATCGTCGGGCTCGGCGGCCTGCTCGCCACGCCCGAGGTCGCCGATATCGTCGCCACCCTGCGGCTGATCGCCGAACCCGGTTCGGGTAGCGCCGCGATGCGCGTGCTCACCGGCGCGCGCTGGCGCATCGGGGTCGCCGACATCGCCGCCCTGGCCCGTCGTGCGCGCACGCTGTCGATCAGCCGTTTCCACAGTGGTGACGCGCCGGAGATCACCGACGGGAGCACGCTGGCCGCCGCATTGCGTGAGGTGGCACCGGAGCCCGCCGAGCAGGCGGGGCTGGCCGACGCCATCGCCGATCCTGGTCCGCGCGAACAGTATTCGGAATCGGGCTTCGCCCGTATCGAGGCATTGAGCCGCGAGCTCGCCGCACTGCGCGAACGCAGCGGGCAGTTGCTGACCGAGTTGGTCGCCGATGTAGAGCGCACCATCGGCGTCGGCGTGGAGACACAGGCGCGCCGGGCCATGTCGGGTGCGGGCGCGGGGCGGGAGCACCTGGACGCGTTCGCCGAGGTGGTCGCCGGGTATGCCGCCGACTCCGGCGCGTCGCTCGGCGGCTTGCTGTCCTTCCTCGCCGCCGCCGAGTCGGTCGAAAACGGTTTGGAGCCGGGCGAAGTCGAGGTCGCGAAGGACCGCGTGCAGGTGTTGACCGTGCACGCGGCGAAGGGCCTGGAGTGGGAGATCGTCGCCGTGCCGCACGTGGTGCGCGGTGTGTTCCCGTCGGGGACCGCGTCGGGCACCTGGCTCGGCGCCCTCGCCGAACTCCCGACAAAGCTGCGTGGTGACCGCCGACAGGACGACGCGGCCGAAGGCGTCCCCGTCCTCGACCTGGCCGACCTGTACGACCGCGCCGACCTGGAACGCGCCATCAAGTCACACAAGGAGGCGCTGGAGCGCCGCCGGATCGACGAGGAGCGCCGCCTCTTCTACGTCGCTCTCACCAGAACCGAACGCGTCCTGCTTGTTTCGTCGCACCACTGGGCCGAGACCGGAAGCTCGCCCAAGGGACCGTCCGACTTTCTGCTCGAACTGAAGCACGCCAGCGAATCCCCCGACAGTCCCGCCAACGGCGTCGTCGACATCGCCCGCTGGGACGATCCACCCGCGCACGACGCGGTGAACCCATTCACCGACAACCCGGCCACCGCCGAATGGCCCCGCGACCCCCTCGGCAACCGCCGCGATCCGATCGAACAGGGTGCCGCGCTGGTCCGCGCCGCGCTGGACGAACTCCGCGCCCAACCCGCCGCGCCGCGCGAGACGGCGAACGTGCCAGAGCCGGACGCCACCCCGCCCACGGTGCCAGAGGCAGACACACTTTTCGAGGTCGGTGAGCCATACCCTGTCGAGGCGCCCGACGACATCGACATGCTGCCGCCGGACCCGATGGACGACCTCGCGTCGTCGGTCGACCGCACGGGCGCCGCAGCCGAACTCGCCGACGCCACAGCCGGATCGCGGGCGGGCGACATTCCGCCCGATCCGCTGGACGAGCTCATCTCGGCCGACGATATCGCTTTCGCCGCAGCGGAATTCGATCAGGAATACCCATTCGACCCGACGGGCCCGGTCGGCCCGCTGCCCGACCAGGACGACCCCGACGGCTGGGCCGCCGACGTCGACGCGCTACTCGCCGAATTCGAGGCCGAGCAGGCCGCCGCCGAGGAGGTCGAACTCCCCGGCCAGATCGCCGCGACCGCCCTGGTGGAAATGCGGGCCGACCCCGCGAAACTCGCTGCGCGCCTGCGCCGCCCGCTCCCGTTCCCGCCGAACCCGCTGGCCCGCCGCGGCACCGCGTTCCACGCCTGGGTGCAGCGCTGGTTCGGCTCGACCCGCCTGCTCGGTCTCGACGAACTGCCCGGTGCCGCCGACAGCGCCGCCGCCGACGCGGCCGTCGACGACGAGCTGACCGCGATGCAGGACGCGTTCCTCAATTCCTCGTGGGCCAACCGCAGCCCACTCGATGTGGAGGTCCCGTTCGAAACCTCCATTGCGGGCACCGTGATTCGCGGCCGGATGGACGCGGTGTTCGCCGAGCCCGGCGGCGGCTGGATCGTGGTCGACTGGAAGACCGGCGCCGAGCCGACTCCCACCGAGGAACCCGCGGTCGCCATGCAGCTGGCCGTCTATCGGCTGGCCTGGGCCAGACTGATGGCATCCAGGGAAGGCAGACCCGAGCAGGAGATGCTCGAACGGATCAGCGCCGCTTTCCACTACGTGCGCACTGGGCGCACCATCGCGCCCGCGACGCTGGCCGGTCCCGACGAACTGGCCGAGCTGATCAGGAATTCCGCGCCGACCGGCTCACCTTCAGCGCCTGGATGA
- a CDS encoding MGMT family protein yields the protein MATSDAQVERVRALVASIPPGRVATYGDIAAAAGLSTPRTVGWIMRTDAADLPWHRVIGAGGKPAAHLADRQLRLLAAEGVPIREGRVHLRAARFPLS from the coding sequence ATGGCTACCTCGGACGCTCAGGTCGAGCGGGTGCGCGCGCTGGTGGCGTCCATCCCACCCGGCCGGGTGGCGACCTACGGTGACATCGCCGCGGCCGCCGGACTGTCCACGCCGCGCACGGTCGGCTGGATCATGCGCACCGACGCTGCCGACCTGCCATGGCATCGGGTGATCGGCGCGGGCGGCAAGCCAGCCGCGCATCTGGCCGACCGCCAGCTGCGCCTGCTCGCCGCCGAGGGGGTGCCGATCCGCGAGGGTCGAGTACACCTGCGGGCAGCGCGTTTTCCGCTTTCTTGA
- a CDS encoding potassium channel family protein, with protein sequence MFGDRARTLGLSNRPHFALVGVLRIPEVQTSPWISLTRRVLFAIGLLFTAALVVFIGRDGYRDNSGDALSFLDAFYYATVSLSTTGYGDIAPITPQARLANIIIITPLRVLFLIVLVGTTLGVLTERSRQAFKIQRWRHSVRNHTVVVGYGTKGRTAIDAMLGDGIQPADIVVVDTDVIALEAAANAGLVTVHGSATQSDVQRLAGVQNASSVIVATNRDDTAVLVTLTARELTKSAKIVVAIREAENTHLVRQSGADSVVVSSETAGRLLGVATTTPSVVEMMEDLLTPEEGFAIAEREVEPSEIGGSPRHLSDIVLGVVRAGVLSRVGEPEVDSLEMGDKLLYIRRTAK encoded by the coding sequence GTGTTCGGTGATCGAGCGCGCACGCTCGGGCTGTCGAATCGCCCACATTTCGCCCTGGTCGGTGTGCTGCGTATCCCGGAAGTCCAGACGAGTCCGTGGATTTCACTGACCCGCAGGGTGCTGTTCGCGATCGGGCTGCTTTTCACCGCGGCCCTGGTGGTGTTCATCGGCCGGGACGGCTATCGCGACAATTCGGGTGACGCGCTGTCGTTCCTCGACGCGTTCTATTACGCCACGGTGTCCCTGTCGACCACCGGCTACGGCGATATCGCCCCGATCACCCCCCAGGCGCGGCTGGCCAACATCATCATCATCACGCCGCTGCGCGTCCTCTTCCTCATCGTCCTCGTCGGAACCACCCTCGGCGTGCTGACGGAACGGTCCCGGCAGGCTTTCAAGATTCAGCGATGGAGGCACAGCGTGCGCAATCACACCGTGGTCGTCGGTTACGGCACGAAGGGACGCACCGCGATCGATGCCATGCTCGGCGACGGAATACAGCCCGCCGACATCGTCGTGGTGGACACCGACGTCATCGCACTGGAGGCGGCCGCGAACGCGGGCCTGGTGACGGTGCACGGCTCGGCGACCCAGTCCGATGTGCAGCGGCTGGCCGGCGTGCAGAACGCGTCCTCGGTGATCGTCGCGACCAATCGGGACGACACCGCGGTGCTGGTCACGCTGACCGCCAGGGAGCTCACTAAGAGCGCCAAGATCGTGGTCGCGATCCGGGAGGCGGAGAACACCCACCTGGTCCGGCAGTCCGGGGCCGACTCGGTGGTGGTGTCCTCGGAGACGGCGGGCCGGTTGCTCGGCGTCGCGACGACTACGCCGTCGGTGGTCGAGATGATGGAAGACCTGCTCACCCCCGAGGAGGGTTTCGCGATCGCCGAGCGCGAGGTGGAGCCCTCGGAGATCGGCGGCTCGCCGCGGCACCTGAGCGACATCGTGCTCGGGGTGGTGCGCGCGGGCGTCCTTTCCCGGGTGGGTGAGCCGGAAGTGGACTCGCTCGAGATGGGCGACAAGCTGCTCTACATCCGGCGCACGGCCAAGTAA
- a CDS encoding DoxX family protein, giving the protein MADNALAPVRNAGRRPALALAALLFPMGVLHFVMPKPFDAIVPKSLPGEARTYTYASGVAELGVATALAIPRTRSLGGRLAALLFIAVFPANVQMAVDMLGNKKASQLVKIGTVLRLPLQVPLIIQALKVSRSARNS; this is encoded by the coding sequence ATGGCAGATAACGCTCTCGCGCCCGTCCGCAATGCCGGGCGACGGCCCGCACTGGCCCTCGCCGCCCTGCTGTTCCCGATGGGGGTGCTGCACTTCGTCATGCCGAAGCCCTTCGATGCGATCGTGCCCAAGTCATTGCCGGGCGAGGCGCGCACTTACACCTACGCCTCGGGAGTCGCCGAGCTCGGCGTCGCCACCGCGCTGGCCATCCCCCGGACCCGCAGCCTCGGCGGGCGGCTGGCCGCGCTGCTGTTCATCGCGGTTTTCCCGGCCAACGTGCAGATGGCCGTCGACATGCTCGGCAACAAGAAGGCGTCGCAGCTGGTCAAGATCGGGACCGTGCTGCGCCTGCCGCTGCAGGTCCCGCTGATCATCCAGGCGCTGAAGGTGAGCCGGTCGGCGCGGAATTCCTGA
- the nudC gene encoding NAD(+) diphosphatase: MPVFQLNGVPLLSRSVLDRAEETRADEQALKEGWRDAKLLRVNARGQVRFENGALVLDKAIDLSAEPSPAAVFLGIDGGIHLWAVRDPSLQGSLTDLRGMSNTVDDLTAGVLSTAVALLNWHDKAGFNGADGTVTTSSKGGWSRITESGYEEFPRIDPAVICLIHDGADQVLLARQHSWPQSLFSLLAGFVEAGESLERCVEREVKEEVGVDVHDIHYLGSQPWPFPRSLMLGFAAVGDPAQPLVFSDGEIAEAHWFTRAEVREALAVGDWSAQGTGARLLLPGSISIARTIMESWAALD, translated from the coding sequence GTGCCGGTCTTTCAACTCAATGGTGTTCCGCTGCTCTCCCGTTCCGTGCTCGATCGCGCCGAGGAGACGCGCGCCGATGAGCAGGCATTGAAGGAGGGGTGGCGCGACGCCAAGCTGCTGCGGGTGAATGCCCGCGGCCAGGTCCGGTTCGAGAACGGCGCGCTCGTGCTGGACAAGGCGATCGATCTGTCGGCCGAGCCGAGTCCCGCGGCGGTGTTCCTCGGCATCGATGGCGGCATCCATTTGTGGGCCGTGCGTGATCCGAGCCTGCAAGGGTCGCTGACCGACCTGCGCGGCATGTCCAACACCGTCGACGATCTCACCGCCGGGGTGCTCTCCACCGCGGTGGCCCTGCTGAACTGGCATGACAAGGCCGGATTCAACGGTGCCGACGGCACGGTGACCACGTCGAGCAAGGGCGGCTGGTCCCGGATCACCGAGAGCGGTTACGAGGAGTTCCCGCGGATCGACCCCGCGGTCATCTGCCTGATCCACGACGGCGCCGACCAGGTGCTGCTCGCGCGCCAGCACAGCTGGCCGCAATCGCTGTTCTCGCTGCTCGCCGGGTTCGTCGAGGCGGGCGAGTCGCTGGAGCGGTGCGTCGAGCGGGAGGTGAAGGAGGAGGTCGGCGTCGATGTCCACGACATCCACTACCTTGGCAGCCAGCCGTGGCCGTTCCCTCGGTCGCTGATGCTCGGGTTCGCCGCGGTCGGTGACCCCGCGCAGCCGCTGGTCTTCTCCGACGGCGAGATCGCCGAGGCACACTGGTTCACCCGCGCCGAGGTGCGCGAGGCATTGGCCGTCGGCGATTGGTCGGCGCAGGGCACCGGCGCGCGGCTGCTGCTGCCGGGGTCGATCTCCATCGCCCGCACCATCATGGAATCCTGGGCCGCGCTCGACTGA
- a CDS encoding PD-(D/E)XK nuclease family protein: MRSDSAVRLVRRNVAAPRPRAWGADVRALLDAAAAAGPTRPGWRPWQVLGGPGTGKTALLVDLAAERIAAGADPESVLVLAHSKQAASAVRDAITARLAGPDAEGGVPGATREPLARTLHSYAFSVLRRHAATHGNPPPRLLTGAEQDAVLREMLRGDLTDIAQGADGLWPERLQPALALGGFAEQLRDLMLRATERGLGPEDLVRLGREHSKPEWVAAGKFAVRYEQTMLLRWSVGVEAPEATAPALDAAELIGAALDALAGDANLLAAERARIRYLLVDDAQQLDPQAAILVKAIGHSAHTTVIAGDPDQAIFAFRGADARFVADLAAPDGQRIVLRDNHRSGGPVHLAVARVAAKLPGSAPQRFSLPKRADQPADDGTEVRVRVLATPAKEAALIADHLRRAHLTGGVPWSRMAVIVRSVPLSLPPLRRALLAAGVPVQQPALDTPLARRRGAAWMLLSLRAVLAGEKKDKESAFTPEDALDLLAGPLGGADQITLRRLRRGVRRSVLESERNRARSARGAEGAEDSAAEYSEGSSGDPDRTIESSERNSGLPEPTPGNLERAADDADWYGVDPEWNPEDSEWHGSEVEQPEESAERAVADSSEPGPDSAERGAANQSGESSESPAETGEILRHGIDQSSAEVLRDLLIGVGDPRILDRLTDVEAAPLRRVLDALERARKARRRGAGLEDVLWALWTGSRLERRWVAQSERGGAVGMQADRDLDAAVGLFDAAAGYVDRLPRASIEGFVEYLLQQEIPNGSGPRTAPKEAVALLSAHAAAGREWDVVAVAAVQEGIWPNPRPRGTLLNTEDLVDLTAGVIDGGEQVSRAAPILAEERRLLLVACSRARRSLLVTAVESVSGERDLVPSRFLAELLGHDEDGEPGALPIADPGRALVMHSLVAELRGVVCDPESDPDRRQRAAHQLARLARAGVPGTHPDDWYGTAELSSQRSLWDEDEIGLSPSTVELLRTCPLRWALERHGGTDGDNPHAVKGNLVHTLVQALAGKVPEAQVRAALDKAWQSVDPGSGWHSRQELRRTEAMLETFMAWVRNTRGELTQAGVEVPVDCVLPPRTEDERPVRIRGRVDRLERDAQGRFVIVDVKTGKSPVTKQAAVDHAQLATYQVAAAMGALDATAEEARAEAGESAAAEGTSDDSGAAPGAMGEPGGARLVYVAKPSSKEGATQRMQPPLDPEALDKWRNTIHDAAAATEGPSYLAMRNDGCRHCPVAGSCPVQDTGRQVTDE; this comes from the coding sequence GTGCGATCGGATAGCGCGGTGCGACTTGTTCGCCGGAACGTGGCGGCGCCCCGGCCGCGGGCCTGGGGTGCCGACGTTCGCGCGCTGTTGGATGCCGCGGCCGCGGCCGGACCGACGCGCCCGGGGTGGCGACCCTGGCAGGTGCTCGGCGGACCCGGCACGGGCAAGACGGCCCTGCTCGTCGATCTTGCCGCCGAGCGCATCGCGGCCGGGGCCGATCCGGAATCCGTGCTGGTCCTTGCCCATTCGAAGCAGGCGGCGAGCGCGGTACGCGACGCCATCACCGCCCGCCTGGCCGGCCCCGACGCCGAGGGTGGGGTGCCCGGCGCCACCAGGGAGCCGCTGGCTCGTACGTTGCACTCCTACGCCTTCTCGGTGCTGCGTAGACACGCCGCCACCCACGGCAACCCACCGCCACGTTTGCTGACCGGTGCCGAGCAGGATGCGGTGCTGCGCGAGATGCTGCGCGGCGACCTGACCGACATCGCCCAGGGTGCGGACGGGCTGTGGCCGGAACGCCTGCAGCCCGCGCTCGCGCTCGGCGGGTTCGCTGAACAGTTGCGCGATCTGATGTTGCGGGCCACCGAGCGCGGTCTCGGCCCGGAGGATCTGGTGCGCCTCGGACGCGAGCACAGTAAACCGGAGTGGGTGGCAGCGGGCAAGTTCGCGGTGCGCTATGAGCAGACAATGCTGTTGCGCTGGTCGGTAGGCGTGGAGGCACCGGAGGCGACGGCGCCCGCATTGGACGCCGCCGAACTGATCGGCGCCGCGCTGGACGCGCTGGCCGGCGACGCGAATCTGCTTGCCGCCGAACGGGCGCGCATTCGATACCTGCTGGTCGACGACGCCCAGCAGCTCGATCCGCAAGCCGCGATCCTGGTCAAGGCGATCGGGCACAGCGCGCACACCACCGTCATCGCGGGCGACCCGGATCAGGCGATCTTCGCCTTCCGTGGCGCGGACGCGCGGTTCGTCGCCGATCTGGCCGCACCGGACGGACAGCGAATCGTCTTGCGCGACAACCATCGTTCCGGCGGGCCGGTGCACCTGGCCGTCGCCAGGGTCGCGGCCAAGTTGCCGGGCAGTGCGCCGCAACGCTTTTCGCTGCCGAAGCGGGCCGATCAACCGGCCGACGACGGCACCGAGGTGCGGGTGCGGGTACTCGCCACCCCGGCGAAGGAAGCCGCGCTCATCGCCGATCACCTGCGGCGAGCGCACCTGACCGGGGGAGTGCCGTGGTCGCGGATGGCGGTGATCGTCCGATCGGTGCCGCTGTCACTGCCGCCGCTGCGTCGCGCGTTACTGGCGGCGGGCGTACCGGTGCAGCAGCCCGCGCTCGATACGCCGCTGGCCCGGCGGCGGGGCGCGGCCTGGATGTTGCTGTCATTGCGGGCAGTGCTCGCAGGCGAGAAGAAGGACAAGGAGTCGGCCTTCACGCCGGAGGACGCGTTGGATTTGCTCGCGGGTCCGCTCGGCGGCGCCGATCAGATCACGTTGCGGCGGTTGCGCCGTGGTGTGCGGCGCAGCGTGCTGGAGTCCGAGCGCAATCGGGCCAGGTCGGCCCGGGGCGCGGAGGGGGCCGAGGATTCGGCAGCGGAGTACTCCGAGGGGAGCAGCGGGGATCCTGATCGGACGATAGAAAGCTCGGAACGGAACTCAGGGCTTCCGGAACCAACTCCTGGAAACCTCGAGCGGGCTGCCGACGACGCCGATTGGTACGGCGTAGATCCTGAATGGAATCCAGAAGACTCCGAATGGCATGGTAGCGAGGTCGAACAGCCGGAGGAGAGCGCCGAGCGGGCCGTTGCGGATTCGAGCGAGCCGGGGCCCGACAGCGCCGAACGGGGTGCTGCGAACCAGTCCGGGGAATCCTCGGAGAGCCCCGCGGAGACCGGCGAGATCCTGCGGCATGGCATCGATCAATCATCCGCGGAGGTACTGCGTGATCTGCTGATCGGTGTCGGCGACCCCCGGATCCTGGACCGGTTGACCGACGTCGAGGCCGCGCCGCTGCGGCGGGTGCTCGACGCGCTGGAACGGGCCCGCAAGGCGCGCCGTCGCGGAGCGGGCCTGGAGGACGTGCTGTGGGCGCTGTGGACCGGCTCGCGACTGGAGCGGCGCTGGGTCGCGCAGTCCGAACGCGGCGGCGCGGTCGGCATGCAGGCCGATCGAGATCTCGACGCCGCCGTCGGGTTGTTCGACGCGGCCGCGGGCTATGTGGACCGGCTGCCCCGCGCGAGCATCGAAGGCTTCGTGGAATACCTACTGCAACAGGAGATTCCGAACGGGTCGGGACCGCGCACCGCACCCAAGGAGGCCGTCGCGCTGCTCAGTGCGCACGCCGCCGCGGGGCGCGAGTGGGACGTCGTCGCGGTCGCCGCTGTGCAGGAAGGGATTTGGCCCAACCCGCGTCCGCGCGGCACCCTGCTGAACACCGAGGACCTGGTGGACTTGACCGCGGGTGTCATCGATGGCGGCGAACAGGTGAGCCGTGCGGCGCCGATCCTCGCCGAGGAGCGCAGACTGCTGCTGGTCGCGTGCAGCAGGGCCCGGCGTTCGCTGCTGGTCACCGCGGTGGAATCGGTGTCGGGGGAACGGGATCTGGTTCCGTCGCGATTCCTTGCCGAGCTGCTCGGACACGACGAGGACGGTGAACCCGGCGCACTGCCGATCGCCGACCCGGGCCGTGCCCTGGTCATGCACTCGCTGGTGGCCGAATTGCGGGGCGTGGTCTGCGATCCCGAGTCCGACCCGGACCGCAGGCAACGGGCGGCGCACCAGCTGGCTCGGCTGGCTCGTGCGGGCGTGCCTGGCACGCATCCCGACGACTGGTACGGCACAGCGGAATTGAGCTCACAACGCTCGCTGTGGGACGAGGACGAGATCGGCCTCTCGCCGTCCACCGTCGAGCTGCTGCGCACCTGCCCGCTGCGCTGGGCTCTGGAACGGCACGGCGGCACCGACGGCGACAACCCGCACGCCGTCAAGGGCAACCTGGTGCACACGCTGGTGCAGGCGCTGGCCGGCAAGGTGCCAGAGGCACAGGTGCGGGCCGCGCTCGACAAGGCTTGGCAGTCGGTCGATCCCGGCTCCGGCTGGCATTCCCGGCAGGAACTGCGCCGCACCGAGGCCATGCTGGAAACCTTCATGGCGTGGGTGCGCAACACCCGCGGCGAACTCACCCAGGCCGGTGTCGAGGTGCCGGTCGACTGTGTGCTGCCGCCGCGGACCGAAGACGAACGGCCGGTGCGGATTCGCGGCCGGGTGGACCGGCTGGAGCGGGACGCGCAGGGCCGCTTCGTGATCGTGGACGTGAAGACCGGAAAGTCGCCGGTCACCAAGCAGGCGGCGGTCGATCACGCGCAGCTGGCGACGTACCAGGTGGCGGCGGCGATGGGTGCGCTCGACGCGACCGCCGAGGAAGCGCGCGCGGAGGCAGGCGAATCAGCTGCTGCCGAAGGCACATCCGACGACTCCGGAGCAGCTCCCGGTGCGATGGGTGAGCCGGGTGGCGCGCGGCTGGTGTACGTCGCCAAGCCGAGCAGCAAGGAGGGCGCCACCCAGCGCATGCAACCGCCGCTGGACCCCGAGGCACTCGACAAGTGGCGCAACACCATTCACGATGCCGCAGCCGCCACCGAGGGGCCGAGCTACCTCGCCATGCGTAATGACGGCTGTCGCCACTGCCCCGTCGCGGGCAGCTGCCCCGTCCAGGACACCGGGAGGCAGGTGACCGACGAGTGA
- a CDS encoding alpha/beta fold hydrolase produces MSALHVYRFGPAAGPTVLALHGVTGHGKRWEHLATNHLPDVRVIAPDLRGHGRSSSLPPWTFESVVEDLVELLAAESAAPVTVVGHSFGGACALHLANRHPDLVRRLMLIDPAIAVDPERIDAIAESLLAAPDYESVARAREDKLASAWGDVAPELIEAELTEHLVPTAHGRVGWRMSLPAITSYWGQLARPFVLPPANLPTVLVQAMKVQPPFVMPAFRAALTEHLGDQLTVHDWECDHMVPQALPAETAALIRSVL; encoded by the coding sequence GTGTCTGCTCTCCATGTCTACCGATTCGGCCCTGCCGCCGGACCGACCGTGCTCGCCTTGCACGGCGTGACCGGCCACGGCAAACGCTGGGAACACCTGGCAACCAACCATCTCCCCGATGTCCGAGTTATCGCACCTGACCTGCGCGGACACGGGCGGTCGAGCTCGTTGCCGCCGTGGACCTTCGAGTCCGTCGTCGAGGATCTGGTCGAACTGCTCGCCGCGGAGTCAGCGGCACCGGTCACGGTGGTCGGGCACTCGTTCGGCGGCGCGTGTGCGCTTCATCTCGCCAACCGCCACCCGGACTTGGTGCGCAGGCTGATGCTGATCGATCCGGCCATCGCGGTCGACCCGGAGCGGATCGACGCCATCGCCGAATCGCTGCTGGCCGCCCCCGACTACGAGTCCGTTGCCAGAGCGCGCGAAGACAAGCTGGCCTCCGCATGGGGTGACGTGGCACCGGAGCTGATCGAGGCCGAACTCACCGAGCACCTGGTGCCCACCGCGCACGGCCGCGTCGGCTGGCGGATGAGCCTGCCCGCCATCACTTCCTATTGGGGGCAGCTGGCGCGGCCCTTCGTGCTGCCGCCAGCGAACCTGCCGACGGTGCTGGTGCAGGCGATGAAGGTGCAGCCGCCGTTCGTCATGCCCGCGTTCCGCGCGGCGCTGACCGAACATCTCGGCGACCAGCTCACCGTGCACGACTGGGAATGCGATCACATGGTCCCGCAGGCTCTTCCGGCCGAGACGGCCGCGCTCATCCGATCGGTGCTCTGA